The DNA sequence GGTAAGTCAGCTTCTCGAAGTCGCTCTCTTCGATCCTGCGCTCTAGGCCCACAACATCAGCGAGCTCCTGTTGGACCTTCTTTAGGTCTTCTGGACTTCTCATTAGCTCCGACATGGCCCACTCTATCGCCGACGCCACCGTCTCTGTCCCGCCAAACATCACGTCCTGCATGTAATTCACATTTAGTCGGTTTTCATTAGCTAGCTATCCGGCATGTTAAAAGTAAATTAGGTCATTTCTCACCAAAATTTCCATTTAGGATATGATATAAATACTATATCATCATATCTGAAACTTAATTAAGAACGTAACGTCTTTTGTCTAAAAGTTAAGAACATAACGTCTTCTGTTTAAAAGTATCATTTTAATGTACTCCATTTTAAGAAAGTATTTTTTGAGGTGGACTACTTCAAATTACTTTGTCAATAATAATTTTAACTCTTATTCTGATAATATAATATATTAGATTATTTTAGCTCGATATCATTTTATGATATTCGAATTTAATgcgtaaaacaaacaaaagctaTATGAGAAGAGATGTGAATAATTTACCATGATGATGGCTTTGATGTTATCTCTGGTAAGTTTGATGGCGTTTTGTAAATTATCCTCCGACTCATTCACTTTTGCCTCTTCACTGTAAAACGCTAACAAGTCATCCACCATGTCAGTTTCACCTTCATCCAAACTCCccgtctttttcttcttctgcaagtgGTCGTCTATGATGGTGTCGATGAACTTGTCCAGCGACCCACGAGCCTTAGCCAGCCTGTTGTTAAGCCCTTGCGGGTCTACCCACCCGAGACAGGGAATGAAATCCGCAATATTGAATGCCCCAAACAACTTGGAAAATTCCTGCAGTATGCCAATGAACTCGTCCTGCCCTTCATTCGAGCTGGTCCCAAACGCAGCCCTGTAAATAATATTCTTGGTGAGCGAAAACACCAGCTCCCCGATGTTGACGGCCGAGCCGGTGTTGGCCGCCACGGTCCTCACGGCCGAGTCGACCTCGTCCCTCACGGACTCCCACGACTCGGCTCTTTTGCGGCTGAAGAGTTTCATCACGCACAGCTTACGCATCTGACGCCAAAAGGGTCCATAGTGAGCGAAGGCCATGTCGGCCCGGTCGTAGGTTAGGTAGCTGATGGCGATGGTCGCCGGTCGGTTCGAGAAAATGTTGTCTTGTACTTGAAGAACCTGCCGAGCGACGTCAGCGGTCGAGACAGCCACCATGTGCAAGAACCCCATGCGGAGGTGGAAGATGCCGCCGTACTGTTTGGCTAGTTTGGCCAGGCCACGGTGGGTTATCTGGTCCATCATCAGCATGTTACCGATGATGGGCAGACCCTTAGGTCCCGGCGGATAAGGTAAGCGCCGTCGGGACCTGAAAAATACGCCGAGGAGAAATAGAACAGGGATCATGGAAAGGAGCGCAATAGGAGCGGGTTGTTGTAAGGCTTGTTGGATAAGAGAGTCCATGGTTTTAGATTTT is a window from the Rosa chinensis cultivar Old Blush chromosome 2, RchiOBHm-V2, whole genome shotgun sequence genome containing:
- the LOC112187580 gene encoding cytochrome P450 84A1, producing MDSLIQQALQQPAPIALLSMIPVLFLLGVFFRSRRRLPYPPGPKGLPIIGNMLMMDQITHRGLAKLAKQYGGIFHLRMGFLHMVAVSTADVARQVLQVQDNIFSNRPATIAISYLTYDRADMAFAHYGPFWRQMRKLCVMKLFSRKRAESWESVRDEVDSAVRTVAANTGSAVNIGELVFSLTKNIIYRAAFGTSSNEGQDEFIGILQEFSKLFGAFNIADFIPCLGWVDPQGLNNRLAKARGSLDKFIDTIIDDHLQKKKKTGSLDEGETDMVDDLLAFYSEEAKVNESEDNLQNAIKLTRDNIKAIIMDVMFGGTETVASAIEWAMSELMRSPEDLKKVQQELADVVGLERRIEESDFEKLTYLKCALKETLRLHPPIPLLLHETSEDAEVAGYSIPKKSRVMINAWAIGRDKDSWEDAESFKPSRFLKEGVPDFKGSNFEFIPFGSGRRSCPGMQLGLYALELAVGHLLHCFSWELPDGMKPSELEMNDVFGLTAPRASRLVAVPTKRVVCPL